The window AGGCAGGTAGAGTAAGAAAGAGGCTGGGTAGTTGTGTCCTAAGGGGCAATGTCTTCGGTAAAGAGGTGAGAGAGTGAGGTTATAAGAAGAGGGTGGTTTTGTTAATTGAAGAGGTAGCAAGAGCTACATGTGGCAAGGAAGCAGGGGCAGTAGTAGGCCTGTAGCCTGTAATGTAGGGGCAAGAGTGGTGAATCCCCCATTCTCACACCATTAGCATCCATCAGGTCCTTTTAATGGCTGCTACATTGGATCCTTTTTGATGTTGTTATCAATGTTGTCAAGAATGTTCTAttgcacttttttttttttttatgatttcttGATTTTGTGTAGGTGGTTTCCAGGATCCGAGAATTCATTAAACTTTTTAAGTTTACATCTTCAAACTGATGTAAGCAATAGTGATGAATTATTCTCTCATTGTGTTTGTCTGAAAACGTCCTACTATATGCACGCGTGACCAGTGGCGGACGCAGACTGTTTTAGTAGGGGTGTCCCTCGTACTTCAAGCGggtgcacctaatagaaaaaccccaaaaaaaaaaattttacacTGCGTGCCGGAAATTAAGCAGTGGCCCGGGACCCCAAATGCCCTACATAGGTCCGCCACTGCGCGTGACTATGTGTTGTGATTATTTGTGTGTTGTGTTTGCTGGGGGTGGGACCCATGTGTGACGTGTATGAGTTTATTTTTTGTGTTTACCCCCTTTTATTCTTCATCTCCATCTCTCTCTGTCTCATCGCTTTTTCGTTCTATTAGGTGGATTTTTATTCATTTGAGTCACAAGTCCTTAATTTTTCATGGAAGGTGGAAAAATACATACAAAACTATGGTTATCAAATATGGAATTCCTTTTTATTTGGTTCATGAGTTGTAAAGTATGTGTGTGTCTTTGACGTGTTTATGTAGTTTACATGATaagttttagtttttgatttgGTCATCATTTTTGGGTTTGTGATTGGTTTAAGTGTGTAGGCTTTATTATTATTGTCTTAAAGTAAATGATACCATAGGTCTACATATGACCACCATGAAGACATGCCAACAAAGTCTTTGTAtgtggatttatcaaggaaaaacTACCAAATGATGAAGAACTTGAGCTACATAAACCGTCTCATACAGATCTTTTGGATGCCTTAATTCCACCGACACATCTAAGTTACCATAGTTACTCTTTGACTTTTTATAATATGTAAAATGCCACAATAAATACTAAAAAATATATATGCTCATCTCCTTTCACCCATAACCACCACGTGCTGACGTGCCGGTGACTTCCTGAGCAAATCTTTACTTTATGTTTATTACTTTATTTGTGTTTTGTAATTGTGGTTTTGAAAGAGTGAGTGATTAAGTTTGGAGAAAACGTATTGAATAAACAAGTGTTTCGATTGTTCATCTGGCTCAACATTTTTAAACTACGTAAATATATATCCTTTTTGTTTCTACATTAGTTAATTATGTATTTAAAACAGTTGGTTGCCTTTGTTTATACTTAATTATATATCAATTTTTTTGTGTTCAATGTTATATAGGGATTAATAAATAAGAAACACAAACCGGTTAATGAATTACTAAATTTGGTGAAGTTAAACTTCCATATTGTTTTACACAATTAATTTCTCATTCTCCATTTCAATTTAATTACATAGATCAAACATTTTTTTGTAATTGAAATATTGATGAAATTGGCTTTTTTAGACAACTTTATTTGTTTgagtatttttttataaaaaaaattacattatttatatttataaagaATGAATCCAAAAAATTTGTTACTTAAATGACAACATAATCGGTGCTGCTTATGATCAAGTCCATTATCATTAAGGGCTGAAGATCAATAGATTTCAAGTTTTGAAGAAATACAGATTTTCGATTTTTTAATCATATTGGTGTTATTTTAGATCAAATGTTTTACTAAAAGACAACGAAAGGGTAGAAAAGGCATCTAATGTCAGCATCTTGCCTACAACCTATGTATAATTAAAAACATATTTCAACACACAtgataaaatgtaaaaaaaatgttaagcGGTGATGTAGATCCCAAAAATTTTCCCATATGATACAATGATTATAACTCTTATTTTACACTTTAGATCCCAAATTTACTATCCCTATCATTTTATTCATAATATCAAGTATAATATTAATTTTGAAAGCATGTGGAttgtcaatgtaatgtaaacatgtctataaaaaaatatatgtagtCCGGCATTTTAATCAACAACATTAATTGTATTTACATGACTTACGAGAAGCTATAAAACTAATAACCTATCAATAACTTAATTATGTTTAGCATTGATTATTATCAGGCCAAAACTCCTCGAAGAAATATGCTCCAACCTCATTTGCTTTTTCTTTAAAAGTTATTCCTTTTTCGAAACTAACCATGGACATTATCCTAATTTTAAATATCTGAAAGAAATTTTTCGCAAAGGAACTAATCGCCTCTACAAACTAATTTCTGAAAAAACTATTCGCACCCGTCGCTTGGCGTTGGTAAATGGCTAGTATCTTTTAAACGCATCTTAGTAATTTGTAGAATAATCTATTATCAAACAAAATTTGTTTACTTTGAGTTATCTGATTTAAGAGAAGGATATCACAGCCTTTGAGATGTTAACGACAATAGTCCAGCTTGCAAAGTCTGGTAGGCTTTTAAAGTTGGCTTATAAAGAGCCGGAAAATGTCCTAGTCTTTTAAAAAATGGTTTAATTAGTGGTAAACGGTCCAGTTTTAATCGGTTTTTGATCAGTCGTTGGTTTTCTGTGATTCGGTACACAACCGGTTTTTGAGACTTATACAACTGATGACTCAACCGTTCTCGGTTGAACCGATTCGGTCCGATTTTCAAAACAATGGTTATATCTTCGACTTTAGCTTTCAAATTTAGAAACCACAACCAGAATTTCTCAACCACAAAACCATGGAATGGAATCTAGAATTTCAATTCCATTAAGATTGAACAGACACAATCCAATACTCATACCTCAACACAATATTAAGATTAATGGAATAAGTCAGGATTATCTATATCATATACAATAACTCCCACTATCAAACATCATAATAAAGTGGAGCCAAGGCTGCATATCAAGAAAAATACATCGAAAAAACCTCGGAAACAACTCTTTTCTCCACATAATAAAAGTAGGTCATTATCTTAATCTCCATGAAGCTTACTAACTCGTGGAGGTGACTTTGAATAAACAACAATGTCATAAGCAGCCCCAGTAACATCATCACCACAAACGATACAACCCAAACTTCCAGGGGTTGGTGGCCCATATCTTGTATCGGGCACATGACCAAATAACCGTACATTATATGAATCTAAATTCATTGACTGAACTATTTCTTTCGCGATCTTAAACGTACAGGTAAAAACAACATATAGTAGTTTATTTATATCCGACGCGTAACCAACATCTATCCATTTCACAGACACTACACAGAAAACACCAAGTCCCAAACGAATGAAATACAAAAACCACAGCGAAGCGAACGAAGGAACAAACGCCAAAAAACAGTAAAACTATTTGATCTTTTCAGAACATACGTAGACCTAAACTGCACTCCCTTTGTTGTATCACTTTTGGTCCATACTACATGCTACAGACTACATTCAACACATTATCTTTATTAACAATAATCTGTAAATATTTCAGTAAAACTATGTCATCTTGGGACGAACATATACAAAACAGTTATTGTCATCTTTTGTTGTATATATAAATTTGTTTGATATCAAATAATATTTACTTTCAATATGTTGTTTTTAGTGTGTTTACTGTTCATGAACTTTATAAAATAACCATTCTCGTCGGTGGAAGCAATTATCATATAtttaataacaaaaaaataacTGAATGCTTTTACTATTTACAAAATGGtcgcaaaaaataaataattaacgtGATCCGTGGTTCCCCACGGGTTAACACACTAGTTTAAATAACTTATTAGAAAGTATTACATATAATATACCAATCTAAACAAAATATTTATTAGGCTACAATATTTGTTATATGGTATGTCTTGTATTTTGTGATGGGTTAGGCTAGGTGGGGCTATGGTAACATACAAATATACCGGCTTAACACGGTTTTTCTCATCTTATATTTAAACCTGAAAAAATCtgacatgacacgacacgacacgacaaccATACATCAAAATTAACAAATTTGTGTAAGCTATTTTGATGCGTTTAAGTATATGGATTGACACAACAAGAAAAGAAAGATAAATGGATATGATTTGGGTAAAAACTTTCTactttaaattatatataatattttataacttttatatttttataaatgtatTATATATACTGTTAGAATTATAATAGACCaatctaataaataataaaaagaagTTTGGGCTTGTTGATATTTGGGCTGCTAAAAACCGATTCATATAGGGATGGTTCAAAGTTTTGCTTTCTTTACCCTATAACCTAATTCATCGTAGTTTGTATTCCGTACAGCCCGTAACACTTAACACCTCCCATCCGCCTCCGTCCTTCACCGGTTCACCTCTCTGCTTCACACTTCATCCCATCCTTATCGCCGCCCATCTCAGGTAAGTAGCATCGTTTCGATTGAAAAACTCTGCCTGGAGCAAACAAGAAGTTGAATCTGCTTTATCCACCGACGTCAATATGGTTAGTTGTATTACGATTGTGTATCCAAAAGACTAAATTGCTTTGAACTGCTTATTGGATGGATTCACATGCTTTGTTTATCAATGAAATTTCGTTAAGGAAGTTCGATTATGCCCAACTTTACCGCTTGAATCTAAAAAATAATGCATCCCAACAGTTAATTTTGGTATTCTTCTGTGAGTTGATAACCTTTTTCTTTTGTTGTTAAAAGCCTCAAGGAGATTACATAGAGCTTCACAGGAAGAGAAATGGTTATCGCCATGATCACTTTGAGAGGAAGCGGAAGAAGGAAGCCCGTGAAGTTCACAAGCGCTCCCAAACTGCTCAAAAGGTTGTGCCTTTTTATCAATCACTTCCTTAATCTCTCAAATTGGATAGTTTTCTTAGAAAGTTTGAACTATTTGCTCAAATCTCAATTGGAAGCCATGGAATTCTAAAAAAGTTTCCTTCTTTTATGGTTGTTCCAGGCTTTAGGAATCAAGGGTAAGATGTTTGCCAAGAAACGATATGCAGAAAAGGCTCAAATGAAGAAGACGTTAGTATCTCTGCTCTACTTTTATCATTCATTATCATCTTCTAGCATCGATTTCTTTTCATTTTCTCCTTCTAACTTCCGAGTGTTTTAATATAATAGATTGGCCATGCATGAAGAATCATCAAGTAGACGCAAGGTGGATGATGATGTTCAGGAAGGTGCTGTTCCTGCCTATCTTCTTGATCGTGAAACCACAACACGTGCAAAGGTTTGTTTCCTTTCCttaaattaataaacaaaaacACTTCTTCTCCTCCCTTATATAATATAATCAACAAACATTCAGATTCTTAGCAACACAGTAAAACAAAAAAGAAAGGAGAAAGCAGGAAAGTGGGACGTGCCTTTACCCAAGGTAAGACCCGTGGCTGAAGACGAGATGTTCAAAGTGATCAGAACTGGGAAAAGGAAAAGTGAGTATTTTGACTCTTttaccctccttcttcttcttcatcttttttgTTTGTGTAACGAAATAAGTTAACTTGTGTACATTGATTGATTGCAGCGAAACAATGGAAGAGGATGATTACAAAAGTGACATTTGTAGGACAAGGCTTCACAAGAAAACCTCCAAAATACGAGAGATTTATTCGTCCAACTGGTTTAAGGTTTACGAAAGCCCATGTGACACATCCTGAACTCAAGTGCACTTTTAATCTTGAAATGATTGGCGTGAAGAAGAATCCTAATGGTCCAATGTATACATCACTTGGTGTTGTCACTAAGGGAACAATCATTGAGGTacttacattttttatttttatttttatttttccgaCTTTGTTTACATGTAGTAAATTTGAACAAAAAATGATGTGAATTTTAGGTGAATGTGAGTGAACTAGGTCTGGTCACACCAGCTGGGAAAGTAGTATGGGGTAAGATTATGATTAtactttttaataataataataataataataataataataataataataataataataatctttcTTTGGGATGTTGATGTGTTTGTGGATGTGGTTGAATGCAGGGAAATATGCACAAGTCACGAATAATCCTGAGAATGATGGATGCATTAATGCGGTTTTGCTTGTGTAGATCATCAAgcttacatgtttttttttggaGTATATTTATTTGTATGCTTTAGAAGATATGCAGAAAACTACCACAATATTGTGAAAAAAGATTAATGTGTTTTTAATTTCAAAGTAAAATGTTACAGTGAGCAAATACATACATAAAAGAATGACTATAACAGTAACAGGACTTTTTTAATAATAACAGTACAAACGATAAATACAAACGCTATGATAAATTAGAATGTAGTTGAATCTGAAATAGTAAAAAAAACTATTGACATATTGTATATTGTAAATAATAGTTGTTAGGAATCATAAATTTCCAAATACTTTTTTAAACACAACATTAGTTGTTTTAATGCTAAGGTTACAATCATACATTTGTATTAAAGGTAGTTATTTGAGCAGCCGCAAAATAGTCATAGAGAAAACCTATTGAAACCCACTGTATGTTTTGTTCAAGGGCAAATGTGTCCAGAAAATACAAAATACAATGTTGTAGTGGGATGACTTTGAAAGTTAGAAGTTATAAAAAGGACTTTAAATTTAAAGAAAGAAATAGACAAAACTGTCAAATTGGTCCTTGTGGTATTCAAAAATCTTTGGATAGAGTCCAAAAAGTTTTTAACTTGCATGGATggtccaaaatcaagaatttccTGTAATTTTAGTCCAAAAAATAttgaaaagactattttgcccttctcatttcttttttttttttattttatatttgttttaataccttattaattaaaaaataaataaaagaaaaataaaaaatatattttgggtCCACCCCACCAGCAggttctcttctctctctctctctccattgtcttcttcttctcatcctttCTTCTTTCACACATAAACAAATACCGATCCACCATCGTCGGCCACCACTcttagccaccaccaccaccatttatTCTATCTTTACCTCTCTCTTAtatctcatacatacacacaaagaaaacaaaaatacaaaaaacacTTTTAAATCCAGAAATAACATCAACCCACATTCAGTAGTAAAACTTTGGATCTGAAGGTGTGATATGTCACCGATGGAGCTCGACGATTCTCAGGAGGTTGGAGATACATCGACCATCCATCTTCCCTCTTTGTTGCCTCCGTCATCGCTTGAAACCCTAAACGGAAACGGATCTGAAACCCTCATTTGCAAATGATTGCTTGAAACCCTAAATGTCGCCGCCATCAGTGAGCTGGAACCCCTAAATGTCGCCGCCATCAGTGAGCTGGAACATCTCCGGAGAAGGAGAAAGACGGGCGGATCAACCATCGTCTTCGTCGAGTTGTAGATCGGAGAGACAGTTGTTTTGGAAACGGCCAACGAGTGGGTTTCTTCTCGGCGGCTCATGGGCCTTCTGAGGCGTTGAGGTGGTGGTTGTATGTTCTTGAGTGAGTGATTGTATGTTCTTGAGTGAGTGATGTAGTGATGTTTGACATATTTGGGGTTGATTTACTCTGGTGAAGAGAGGGAGATGATGAGGATGTTTCTGGTAAGGGTTGTGGTGGATGACGGTGACTGGCGGTGGAGTTTATCGGTGAAACCGGTGTTGTTGGGTGGACTGGCGGTGGAGTTTATCGGTGAAACCGATGGTGGATGAGTGTGTTCATCATGGATTGTGTTCGTATatggagtgtgtgtgtgtgggttctttctggagagagagagagagagagagagagagagagagagagagagagagagagagagagagagagagagagagagagagagtaggggTGGGAGTGGGCCCAGttctttcatttttaatttttaataaataaattattaaagaaaatttaaaaaatacaaaaaaagaaataaaaagggCAAAACAGTCTTTTCAAGTCCTTCATGGACCAAAACCAAAggaaattcttgattttggatcttccatgcaagttgaaaactttttggaccctatccaaagttttttgaataccacagggaccaattttATAGTTTTGTCAAAGAAATAGCAACACTACTTTCATACACACATGCACATTGATGATAAATATGAAATAACAGTTTGGAAAAACCAATTAATATTTTAGTATGATGGGATTTTGAAAAAAAGAAAATAGCAAAATGGAACATTTTTACATCTTATTTACAACAAATAGACACAAAGTAACAAATACACACTTTTCTGAAGTACATCATTATAATGAAAAGCAAATGTAAGTAGGATGACACATTGTTGaaaattgtttaattgttttttgCAAGGGACAAATTGTGAAATTTATTATTAACATTgacattttttgtatttttttttacaacAAAGATACACAGAACAAAACATTGTACCTTCGTTTTGgaaaaaatgttaaaaaatttatttttagaaaGTCCACTGCTATTTTatggatttttctaaaattttactgttaaattatgttttttaacaaaataaggaggaaatcaaattttatgaaagtaaaatgctagtttatgtaaaattttgaagtttttatttttgtaataTTTTGCTTTTCTGAAAAATAAGGCAAAGATGTGACTTCTTATAAAGTAGTTTTtgccatttttatattttattacaaCATATACACACGTAGTAAAACATTATACTTTCAATTTGCTGTGTAATATAGCATCATACTGTTTTATTATCTTCgaacaaaaaaaaagataaaattatcTCTAGATCATTGTTATGCATTATACCTGGGTAAACCCAAGAACTTTCAAAAAAACCAAACAAACATAcaaatcatcatcatcaagattcaaaacaCCTACAAATACGAAAGCAACAATTGTCATATCTTGAATCTatattcaaaatcaaaatcagtATGTAAATTCATCATTTGATCTTGTAGTCAAATCACAATTCATCACCATCTTCCCTGCTTCCATTTGATGTGTAGCCAATATATAACTCACAGGTGCTCGATCCACTCCAAATTTCCCATCTTTTTTCACCTTTTCACTTTCTCTcacctttgactttgactttgactcatTAACAACCCCTAAAATCCCCCTTTGTCTCAAACTCCCCCAAGAAACAGCTGCTTTTCGTTTCAACTTATGCCCCCACACAACACTATCCTTATCCCACCTTTTTACCTCATTAAGCAACAAACTTTCATTCTCTTTCACATCATCTTTCATTCTTGGaacaaaaaattccggttttgcCCCTGCCACCGCCATTCTTGGAACACCCAACGCGTTCACAAACGAATAAGGAGCATTATGTCTTCTTTTCCCATTTGAAGATGAAAAAGCAGATAAGAAAACATCCTTAACATTTCTCATTTGGGTCcccgtttgactttgactttgactagtcAATGTCCTACTACCTTTTGAAAGTCCAAGTCCAACCACTACATGATCTGTTTTAGGCCTTAAAGATTCCACCTTTTTGTCTTCTAACATTCCGGGAATTGAAGAGAATGAAAACTGACCTTTGATGGAGATGGAGGGTAGGATCTTGGGAGATGGGGTGAAGTTTTTTTGGAGGGAGTTGACTTTTTTCGGGCGGTCAACGGCTGCCCCTTCGACCCATCTGACCACTGCGATCCGTGAAGTGCGATTTGGGTCGTATTCGATTCGTTCAACTACACCTACTGATGAAGTGTTGCGTTTTAGGTCAATTGTTCTTTGTGACCGTTTTGCCCCTCCCCCTCTGTGGAAAATTGTGATACGACCCTTTGAGTTTCTACCTGCTGACTTGTCTTTACCTGTAACAAATTGCCTAAGTGGCCTTTCAGAGCTCACATTTTGAGCACCTGTAGGAATATTATGATCGCATTAGTAAAACTGGTTTTCTTTGGTAAAGGAATTTTAGATAATGATACAGATTACAGAGAGTTATATTTGTTCAAATCCTAAGATGTAATGCCTTTTCATGCCTCAGGTTTTTCATTGATAACTTTCTTTATGAACAAAGATTAAGGAAGCTGGAAAAGAATTGGCAAGGAAAGGCTACAAATTGGTGATGATATTAGTGTTAAAAAATAATCCCTTAATGCACATTTCTCAATGTGGTAGCTTCTGTTGAATCATGCTAATACGGATTCTTTGTTCCAGGTTCGATGTTACACTTACCTAGTACTCTCAAATGCATGATGTTATGGGCTTCATTGTGTAGTTAAAAAACAGAAATTCATGTCTTTAAGCAACATTTTTCTCCAAAAGTATAACGCAGTACACAATTTGGTATCTAACTCTAGTTATTTAATTACACTGTAATGAGGGAAACATTCAATCTGAATGTACAACGAAGATCCCAACTCCATGACTAAAATTTGGGATAAATAATCCCTCAACAATCAACAGAATGAGTCAACTGAAACCATGGAAAGACAATCCAGGTTACGAACACGGCCATAACACTATAATTACAAAAAACAATACAAATAATTACATAAATCAAAAGAAATGTACATCCCGACATCGAATTGAATGTTCCTCGAACTTTAATTTTTTCAAATTAGTTTCCGTTGCGGAAGAAAATTTTAAATCAAGAGTTGAATAGAAACACACTTACGGCTGATAGAATGCTTGGATCTCATCTGAGAGCTGCTAATCCTCGATGTAATCAAAGAAACGGATCCGTTAACAGCTCGACGGCAATATGAAGAAAATGACATTTTCAATTGCACTAGTCGCAATTCAAAAGTAAGGAATTTGAGgttttctctagggtttctctgttTGCCTTTTGAAAACGATAAAGAAGCTCCGGTTGCAGAGTCACAACGCACTTTACCGTGAGACCAACTCCCAAGCACTCGAAGTCCGATAATCCGATTTACGCTACAGGCCTACAGTGGTTAGCGATGGGCTTATTTGGAGCCCATTAGGGTGTTTTAAAGCAATATGATATatcttataataaaaatatttttgtaagcATCATTTCATTTGAAACTTTTTTTGTCTTTTCATATTCTCAAATGATTATGGGCGTGTTTGGTAAAAGTAGCTGTTAGCTGGAAGTGGGTAGTGGTTAGCTGGTCGCGTGTAGCAGGTAGCTGGTAGCGGAAAGCTgtagtttttttttgttatatgaatgtttggcaaaagtagttggaagcttttgaaatatataaaattacataaaaggacaattgattaaaaataaataaatatataaatatatttttaagggtaattatggaaattgattttaaAAGTTCATGagtgttttgttaaacgctacatcaAGTAGCTTTTGgaatcggagcgttttgttaaaactaaaagctaaacgctcgtactgCCAAACGAAACTTTTAgtttaaactagagcgttttaTCAAAAGCTAAAAGTTAGAAGCtgccaaacgcttccaaaagcttCGTGCCAAACACGCCCTATATTTCTAAGCATCATATTGATTTGAAATTCGTTTGTCTTTTCATATTTTAAAATGACTTTTCAAATGTCTTCTAAGTAATTGATTTAGCATTAAACACCAAACATGTTATATAAACTCTTACATGTAAGAAAAATGTCATAAGAAAAAAAATCCAATAGACACAATTCTTTTAGAACGTATTAGCAATGATAGAATCCCTAAAAAAGTTATACAAGTCAAGGTTAtggatgaatgtatcatttttaCTCATACTTTAATCGTGTTATATTTTTTTCCAATAGTGATTTGCAATTCGAGTTGTGGTTTGCAATTTTTGAAGTTACATGTGAGAACATCATCATTAGCCTATTTGTTTTTATCTCTTCGTTTTTATTATGAATATTTCAATATGCTTTGTTTTTTCTTAGATTTTGGTTTCATTTTATATTTACATTTGTATAgggtgagcatggtgcggttcggtgcggttttTGGCCAAAATCGAACCAAAAACTGCAAATCAGTTTTTTGAAGTTTACAAACCGCACCGttcgatttttatgtttttttttttggttttttgcgGTTCCGTTTTTTCTTTGCGTTTTTTGTcagtttttttatttgatttttgttttgttttcttaCTAAAACTCAAGTAACTCATACTTGGATTCGGATGAGAAGTGTTAATCAGTTTTTGagaaactttatgtagagatgaGAAGCGTCAAAATTTTCATCCCCAACAATATGCGACTCCTCAAAGATGTGGCTTAAAAGCCAGAAAATTGACACCTTATATGAAATGTGAGAATGGTGAAGGTTTTATTTCAAATGTGATGAGGGATACTCTTATAAAGTTGACAAAATTAAAGCCCAAATGATATATTGGAGATGAACCACCGATACCATCACATCCTGGTTTGAAATAAAATAACATAACCACTCATTCAACATGGTTCTAATGCTTGAGTATAATacgaattaaatataatatttgttttagAAATACATACGATAATATCTATTAATGTATTCATATAAATAATACTATCATCACTAGTGTTCTTaatattaaaatgttaaaaaatataataaacattATTTGTTCTTGTAAATATCACTA of the Lactuca sativa cultivar Salinas chromosome 6, Lsat_Salinas_v11, whole genome shotgun sequence genome contains:
- the LOC111887458 gene encoding uncharacterized protein LOC111887458, encoding MPQGDYIELHRKRNGYRHDHFERKRKKEAREVHKRSQTAQKALGIKGKMFAKKRYAEKAQMKKTLAMHEESSSRRKVDDDVQEGAVPAYLLDRETTTRAKILSNTVKQKRKEKAGKWDVPLPKVRPVAEDEMFKVIRTGKRKTKQWKRMITKVTFVGQGFTRKPPKYERFIRPTGLRFTKAHVTHPELKCTFNLEMIGVKKNPNGPMYTSLGVVTKGTIIEVNVSELGLVTPAGKVVWGKYAQVTNNPENDGCINAVLLV
- the LOC111887447 gene encoding 60S ribosomal protein L2, mitochondrial — its product is MSFSSYCRRAVNGSVSLITSRISSSQMRSKHSISRAQNVSSERPLRQFVTGKDKSAGRNSKGRITIFHRGGGAKRSQRTIDLKRNTSSVGVVERIEYDPNRTSRIAVVRWVEGAAVDRPKKVNSLQKNFTPSPKILPSISIKGQFSFSSIPGMLEDKKVESLRPKTDHVVVGLGLSKGSRTLTSQSQSQTGTQMRNVKDVFLSAFSSSNGKRRHNAPYSFVNALGVPRMAVAGAKPEFFVPRMKDDVKENESLLLNEVKRWDKDSVVWGHKLKRKAAVSWGSLRQRGILGVVNESKSKSKVRESEKVKKDGKFGVDRAPVSYILATHQMEAGKMVMNCDLTTRSNDEFTY